The Perca flavescens isolate YP-PL-M2 chromosome 8, PFLA_1.0, whole genome shotgun sequence DNA window CTCTCACGCAGGCACAGAACAAACATGgtagttgggtgtcatctgtAATCTTTGCGTTGTGTTCATGTGCAATTTTTTGGCCAAGACAAAGGCGAGGCACGCCTCAGTCAGACTATTTCTTGGTTGtctgcttggtgtgtcagggctttTAGGCGTTCTTTCTGCTGCCGGGAGACTACACGTTCTCCTTGTGGAATGATTAAAGTTTGTTGATTTGCCCTGTGGAAACTAAGAATTAAGTGCTTCATTTACGAGTGAAAGCCCAGATCTAGGTAAAAGAAATCGCCTAAAGTATCTTTAGTGTTATTAAAAACTGGATAGAGAACATAATGTAACATGTAGAGTTCATGTTCAGCTGCAGTGGGTGTGGTGAGGTTAAACCTGTGATGTGTCCTTGACAGCTGTTACACATTCATCTTTCAAGGTGCAGCCTCGCTGCTGTAGAAGTGCCAGGTGTTGTGAAAGACACTTTAAAGTTATAAGTTAATTATTGTATTGGTTTATTATGTCCTTAAATCTTGATAAGTGACCCTccctgtatttatttttaactagACCCATTAAGTGAAAGTTTTCTTTGTTTAGGTGTTTATGTATCAATGTACTCTGACTGTTTGGATCTCAATCGCTGGTATCATGGGAAATCTGGATACGTTGCCATCATCAGGCTGACAAAGGtattgaaagaaagaaattgtGAAATATTTGTTAGGTATGTGgtcattgtgtttttgttcctaGAAAATATTTTATGAACAACATCTTTGTCCTTTCTTGTTACCAACAGGGTAGAGTTAAAAAGGTTTTAGAGAGCTACACCCAGAACTTCACTGCGCCCACTGTGGGGTTTGACTGTCATGTGTCAGAACAGTTGCCTTCAGTATCTGCCAAAACCAGCTCCTTTCTTGCCTTCGAGAGAACCCAGGTAAGAAGAGGCATGTGACTGGTGATGAAAATCATACAGCACAGCATTTCCCATTCTCCGTCCTATATAGAAGTGGTTCTCAAATATTTAACAATAATGTACCTCCTTtgaattttcttttcattcaagtaccccctgaccagcacaAAACATTTTCGGTAGAAAAAATAACCTTGCTATATAAAGAGGCACAATACAGCGCTAGCTGTCAGTGTTTAAACAACAATATTGTAACTGAAAACACTTAAATGCTACATTTCCAATGTTAAGAATCACTAAATCTATTCACAAATTTTGTTGTatcattattttaggaattatgcacaactgatatatatatatttttttatatatcttacgtaccccctgcagtactccaaagtacccctaggggtatgcgtacccccatttgagaaacgcTGCTATATATtgctagcctgggtaaaccctgacgaagttccggcaaatttgagatttgctccgcaagtcagtctggcgaagagcccattcaaacccatttccaatgtcctcaaaattgaggcaccaatcacaaccgctgaggcgggctttacaccaatcacaactgttgaggcgggctttatgcgacgaggatagcgcagcgacggtgagcagctttttgtttacattcaacatgacggctaccgaagccaTGCTTcgcgtgctcggccatgactggcgaccggcaggtcagtctgacatatgccgatttcatgccggtcaatgctacaattaactcacaacataagttatacgagttacagttctcaaggacgcacgcacgcacacacggacagagacacaatcctttctctcaacttctccgccgtgtgtggcGCGTACCCGCCAGATTTTGTGGTGGTAGTGCACTATATAGGCCATTTCCCCCAGCCTAAAAAAAATCCCAGTaacatctggcttttgtttTTGGTGGGAAAGGTTACAATCAGCCTTTATTCCCAGGACAAATAACTCTGCAGTTGTCATAGGGCTCGATTGGTTCCAGCGCCGGTCGACAGTGATAGAAACATGATGCCCGGGTGGACACGCTaattttctccctttttccaGCACGATGCTACGATGCACGTTGCCTATGGTGGTAGATGATGTTCTGTCATCTTGGCCACAAATCCGTCTCCGCCTAGCAGCGCTTGGACATCACTTCATATTAGTCGGCACCGAGTTTGATAGAGAGACTGAATAAGTAACAGATAAAGAGAAGCAACCACCGTAACATCGTCACAAGCTTCCATTTTGCTTTCTACTGTTTACTAACCCTGTTTTCCAGCGTGTTCGTGATGTTGAATGTGACacaccaggaaaaaaaaacaaaaggcatACTCGCCTACTGGCAATAGAGAAGGACTCTATTGCCTATTTTTAACATATATTTACCCAAACTTAAAACCCTGCAAAAGCATGTTAATTTTAGTGGAACAGGGGTATATGTGTTTTTCTAATCTTTCTGTGTGTACTTCCTTATGAGCACAATATTGTTGAGTACTTTTAGGCAGCTCAAGTGCGTCTTGCTTTGTCCTTGCAGTATTACATGTATGAGCTGCTAGATGATGGAAGTAATGTGACGACTCAATCTCCCAGCGCTGCCTGTCCTTTTGCCATTGTATCATTTTCATACACGGATACCAAAGCAACGATTGTAGCATCACAGGAGAAAAGGTTCTGTATCACTACAGCAACACATGTACTTTACCAAATACTATTTTATACAAATTAATAATAGTAATGTCAAATTGATCattgttttcatatttctttCAGTGAGGTGAAAAATCTCGGTAAGTAAATATTGTTGTCTAAAAGATCCATTTACTGAAAATTGATTGTTATGAATTTCCTAATTTAATtctccaccaccaccagtttgtcattactttcctTGGAGGGGTCAGCTTCAAATAGGCACCCTGTTCTATGATGTTGGTCTGAGGTCTACAGTGGCCTTAATCCCTGCAGAACTGTAAGTTAAACTGTGAAAATAGAAAATACACACCTTTTTTAATTCTTAAATGTCTTTGATGATTTAAATTATAACCTATTTTCTGTACTTTGTCTTATTTTTCCATTGTAGACCACCAGTGGTGAAAATTGGCAGAGCCATTTCCATGTCAGATCTGAGAAAGCTATTGCCAAGGGCTGTCTTTGAAACCTGCTTCTCTGGTGAAGGTGTGTTTGAAATATTAGAAAAAACAGCCTTATTAACCAAGAGTTAGAAATGGTGTCTCAAGAAAATTCTTAGATTTTTTGAATATATCGTTGATGAATTTGGCTTTTTTATGTCTTTCAGTCTTTCTAGATGGCTTATACTTTAGTCTGTATGAGTTAGTTTCTTCTGAGGCAGTAGAAACCAACTCACTCCCTCTACTTCTGCGTGAGATCAAGGAGAAAGATCTTGTGAGTTTCTGTTTATTGTCAACTTTTCAGAGATTGTGAGGCTTAGGTTAGTCAttccataaaatgtcaaaaataatcacaaatacCCTTCACGATTTATCAGAGCCCATAGTGGTGGTTTATTCAGTTTGGTCACAGTCAGAAACGTATAGTATTCTATTTTAACTGATATGAAATGCAGGAAACCAAGCAAACCCTTACATTTTTACAATTGTAACCAGCaaattattggtattttttaaatcaaagaatgacaattaattattaataaacaaacaattatttattgTTGGAATTATCaatcattttctgtcaattgacTAATCAATTGTTTCAACACTGGAAATTCCCAGTCAATCTAATCAGTTTCCATGATAATATTAGATTTTCCTTGCCGTCAACATCCAAAAACTGTATCTGACAAACTTGCTCATTTATGCACAGGCTCTCACTATTCAGCTGAATGATGGTGGTTTTCTTATCCTGTTGCACTCCTCACATTTCCTCACATATGATGGTAAGATATAAAAATGATGTTGTCGGTCTCACGACAAAACCTGCTGAATTCTATTTTTGTTTACAACCATGATATAACTTCATATCGGCCACATACAgtatctttttgtttttccagatACTGGTTCCAGTGCAACTGATGTCCTGCAAGGCATGTTTGTGTTTCCAGTCTCGCAGGTTATACAGACAGGTGATTACAGCATGTGTTTAACAgtggatattttcatttaaaggtcccatgacatggtgctctttggatgcttttatatagacctcagtggtcccctaaaactgtatctgaagtctctttcccaaaattcagacTTGGTGCataattacagccactagagccagtcctacaatgagctttccttagtatgtgccatttctgtgtctgtagctattgaggaggagaaagggggagtgggggggaaaggtggagggtggggtgtggccttgaccaactgccactttgctcgtttgaaagccatgatgtctctctctcacgggtgggccaaattctctgggcgggcaaagcagagaaaggggaggtaaccttgctccttatgacctcataaggagaagattcctgatcggcccatctgagcttttattttctcaaaggcagagcaggatacccagggctcggttcacacctatcaccatttctagccactgggggaccataggcaggctgcgggaacgcatattaatgttaaaaaacctcataaagtgaaattttcatgccatgggaccttttttaatatgttgatatatttataaataGAAAAGCAGAGATTAAACAAGTGCTTTTTCTTGATTTTTCACAGACACCAAATCTGGAGGGAAAAAGCCTGCCATTTCATCTGAAATACTGCAGGTTCTACAGGTGCTTAATTATGCAGAAGGCGAAGTTGAGAAAACATCCATTGACCCAGGTGAAGAACTGTGTGAAGTCTTGGCACAGCATATGCAGCGTTACGCAGCCCTGATAAATCCTGGGTTGGCGTTAAGTCCTGCAAGGGAACTCAGCATCTTTCCAGATCAGTATGATGTGCTGGATGCCCACAAGCACCTCTACTCATGCCCGGAGTTGACTAACAGGGCATGGCAGAGCTTCAGGTCATACTTGAGCAAACCAGTCTCTTTTCAACTGCCATTGTCCAAAGCTTCAGAAATCCTGGCACCTAGACAAGAGGAGCGAATAGAAGACCTTGATGATGATGTCTACATCTGTCTGTCATCTCCTGAGGAGGCACCAGCCAATCCTGTTAGCATGGAGTCAGAGGACCAGTTGACAGGCCAGAGATCTCCTGTAAACATTGAAACACCTGTTGACAGTTGTATAACAAGTGCTGCAGTACAAGTTGACGTAACAGCTGTGCCTCAGAATGTTGTACCAGATGATTTGCATGCTGGGGATGCTACTAAATACACTGGCAAATCTGATATGACTGTGCTGATCAAAACTGATGACATGGGGGCAAAAAATGTCTTGACTGCCTCTACATCACATGACCTTCCTGCAGAGCTGATTGTCAGCATCACATCGGCAGAGCGAACTGTCACTGATGAGAGTTTAGGTATGATCAGTACTGTGTCTGCAACAATGCATAATGACATTCAACTTTCTGGTTTTTCAACAGCCAAATTACAAATGACAGGAGTGAACTCTCTGAATGATAAGACTGTTACAACCAAAAAGGTTTTGGATTGCCCTGAGTTCACCAAACTCACGAAAACACAAAAGAGGAAACTACGTAGGGGACATTACAAAGGTCGGAAAGGGGTATCTAAAGTGTGCGTTGAGACTCGAAGTTTACAAATACCAGTGGAGGATGACAATTTGAAGAGTCAGAAGGAAGACCAGGCCAAGGAATCATCAGGCCACCCACAGTTGAGTAATCCTTCTTATATTGAGCGGAGGAAAGTACAGAGGCGACAGTGCAAATTTAGAAAACCATCATCTGTTCGTTTAGCGGTTGCAGAGGAGAAACAAGTAGACCCTGGACAGCAGAACTCTGAAAGCACATTTTTAATGGAACTTGAAACTTTTCCTCTGAGAAAGAAAACTGAGCGCTGGGACTTAAAGCCGGTCATCAGCGAATGTGGAAGAATCTTGGTGCCTCATGGCTCTCTAGATATTGCTGATCAGATTAAGTCTTTAAAGGataagattacatctacaaaAGATGAAAAAATGTTGGTTGATGCCTCTGTTAATGACACAGTCGAAATGGAGCAGGAGTCTAGCACTGCTCCAAAGACAGCAGTGGATGAAACAGAGGCTACAACATCCAAGGATGGAGGAAACCATTTTCAAATTGTTGTTAATGATGTTAATCCTGAACACAATATTTTGAGACCTTCAGATGATGGCAATGGTTTATTGACTTTGAATCAAGAGAGTACTGAACATTCTTCAAAGACTGATTCCACAGCAACTTCTCCCTCAGAAGCAGTTAAAGAAAAGCATACTAATACTCTCTCCCCAGAAAAGATTGCCACAAAAGGTGAATTATTGTTGAGTAAATTGAAATCAGTTCTTCtaagaggaaagagaaaaatgGATTTACTTGTGTCAAAGGAGATGACTGCAGATACTGCCCAAGACACTGAGCCCCATCTCAAGAAGGGCAAAGTTGATTCAGACACTGGGATGCTGAAGAGTAATTATACAATTACAAGTGTCCAGGACACCAATGCGCATGTCAAGGAAGTTTCAAAGATGCTGTCAGTTGACCCTCTTTTTGCATATGCCCTAGGCCTGACCCCTAAAGAGACACCAGATAAGATAAAGAAAACTGAGGGTCAGGATACTCAACAAAGGCAAGACTCATCAGAGACCCAAGAACAAACCATTTTAGACAAACAACCTCAAATCATACACAGGCCTCCATCAATCTTTCCAAGAAGGGGAAGGATTAAAATGCTCAAAAAGCATCAAGGCATCTCTGCAGATAATGTGAAAAAGAAATGTGAGTTCTATTTCAAAATTCTGAAATATGGAAATGGTATTTTGTGCATGATAATTAACACATCTTCAGTATTGTGCATGATATTGAAACTGACTGACCATTTTCTTGGATCTGTCACCTTTGCAACTGTCCTCAGCTTGCTATCACTGCGCTTGGCTAAGTCTTGGCTAGTTCTTAGTTTGCTTTTGCTCTTCTCTTGCCTGTGCTGCATTTTTGCCTGTCCTATGCATCTGCACCCAAACATGTTGTCATTGGCTTAATAAACCAATCCCTTTGTTTGAAACAGTGGCATATTTTACAAGTTGGTGACAGGTCCCTAATAGTAAAACAGGTATATTTCAAATGCTTTCAATGTgctactttttattttcatgctgtttctctttttctcctctgttTTGTCTTCACAGGGTGGTTGCATTTTCAAACCCCAGCTTGTTATGCCAGTGAAAAACTCAATTACAAAGAGTGTACTAGGGATAATTCTGTCACCAAGACTGTTAAGGAAAAAATGAACAGTGCTTGCTCATCTACAGATGCTTTGAACTTACTTGCTGACTTGGCACTCAGTGCCAGTAATGACCAGGTTCCACCACAACCAGACCCAGCACTTGAGAGAGAACCTGAGACAAGTTTGAAGAAGTGTGACCTTACAAAAGATGTTACCACTGCTGAACAAGAGTCAGTTCTTCATGCTCTGCTTAGACAGCCTGCTGCTAGATCCATGCGGCCTCTTGAGTCTCCTTCACCAAGCCATCTTATGGGAGGTAGTGAATTGGTTGGTTTGGTATCTAAAGAACATGCTTACTCATTGCCCCCATCTTCCTCTCTACTGTTGGGTTTGCCAGGTACACCCTTCCAGGTATCTCCTTTAAGTGGTTCTACCAGACTGCTGCACCATCACCAGACAATGTATGGCGATGGAATTAAAACACTACACCCATCTgtcagccagacagacagaagtgaaAACTACCACAGGACTCCAGAATACTTGGAAAAACACATGGTGTGCAGAAGAAAGTTCAGACACTCCCGTACCTTTGTTGACAAGGATGGATCTATCCAAGTCACAAAGGAATGGAAAGAAAACTATGACTTTAATCTAGACAGCAAGTTCACAAATGACTCAAAGGATAGAACTATCGTCCGAGCCTTGCATGGGTATGTACATATGTGTTACTTTTTTATACAAAGAATCTtaacataaaagtaaaaaaaagtatcttttAACATAATTTCAGTGCTATACTTGTTTGTATCTAGTTGAGAAATGTGGGCAATATGTGGTAACATTGACTTTTAGGTCAGATGACATAATAACCAATTATTCAATTGAAAGAGCTAATTTTTTGTACATTTCACATATTTGACAGCCCGTGGGATTTCTCCATGCAAGACACCAATGAAGAAGTGCGGCTCATCGTCCACATGTGGATTGGTCTGTTCTACAGCCGGTCCACAGCCAGGTTCTTTCATGTTGACTCATACCCATGTTCAGAAGAGAGTGATTCTTTGGAAATGCCTAGTGGAATGGTATCAACACTGGCTCAATCTGAGCTCAAGGCTAATTCATTTGCTCCTTTCCCGAGTGTAACAGACGCTTCAGACCATTCGATTTCAAAAGCTTTGGACCTCAGCAAAAAACAGGATTCTGTGTTGGACCAAGGATCTGTGGTTTTGGACTTGTCACTGAGAAACTCAAATGCAGAGATTGTCACTTCAGATCCACAAGTCAACAGAAAAGAAACTTCTGTGTCTGGTGATCTGAAAGAAGCTATTGAAACATTGAAGACACTCAAGTCATCCATGGGGTTACAGGTGGCAAGCACAATTCAGGTTTGGTTCTAAGATTACCGTTACATTGAATACATGCATTTAATGTATTTGTAATGATTTCCAGATGGTCTTTAGAATATAGAACAATTAAAGGATCAGATTTGTGCGCTTGTTAAGTAGTAATAGACATATTTTCATCTGCATAATTAAGGGACTATCAATAAAGACTTATTATAAGAGGGTGAGTTGAAAGGGACAATAGTTTTCTGGCAGAGTGCTATGGCATCTTCATGGGATCACAAGAACTCTCTCTCAAAATCCCCTCAGATCTTTTATACATAGCTCCAAACAGTTGTCTCTGCATTCTGCAATGGAGACTTTGGACAGGGCTCTCTCATCTCCATCCTCCCCTGGGATGCTAAAAAATTGGAGGCTCTGATGGACATTTAGAGTTAAATTCACTACCCCGGTTTATTCTGTCAATCTACCAGGTTTTACCACCATCTGATATAAAGACTCTGAAATGCTATTTGGCACATATACCTGTTATTacacctggtattaaaatccGTCCTGAATAAtctgatcacaagtggacagttGTAAGTACATATGGGAATGCACCCACGACTCATTTCGGAGGTGGTCTgaaccacatacagtatgaccaCATTATTTTAGCAGTGTACAGAAATGTTTCCTGGGCCACATTAAGGACGGTGTACTCAACTATGAACAGTACTACCTActcattttaaagtattttagaGTAAATTGTGCTTTTTGGATGTTATTGTCATATTGTCTGTGATGTGTCGGTGTTTTTATTCCGGTGCTGCCTGCTCTTAAATATCCCTGAATTTCTGGAGCTCTGTGCCCTGCGGTTGCCTGCCTAGCCTAAAACAGGCAGCATCCTGGACAACTCCAGACAGGGAAAGTCCAGCTTCTATCCAGGAGCACAGAAATGAGGCCAACTACGTATAGTTGGTGCCATTCTGCCTCCTGTACAAGTCTCAACTCCTCCACCAAAGGTGACTATCCACCTACTGATTGGTAGTTTCAGTGGCTAGTGTTCAACTAGACAAGGGCTGCCCAACTAACCATGTACCAGgcccattatttatttttcttgagGGTGGTGATCCCAGAACAGAAAAGGCCATGCCTCCTGTGTTTGAGCTCAGACTGGGAAAGCCGTATAGCTTATATGTGATCCTGTGTAGACTACCCTCCAAGTCTTGGCTTCAAGAGGGAGCCCCATATTCCAGATAAGTTGGCTAAGTCCTGTTATGGCCTTCTCATAAGGGTGTTCAAATCACTCCTTTTCTGACCATGGACCAATTTTCAATGGGAGACCCTACCAAGAACTATTGTCCCAGACAACCCAACTCCCATGCAGTCTGATGTAAGTACATCCCAGCTTCCTGACGATGCCTCCTATGCTCCTAATAGTTTGCACCACATATACCAGAAGAACTATTGATGTTTGTGCACTTATTTTCAAGAGCCCTGTGCAGTGTCAGTCATGTACATACTTGTGCTGCACTCTGGTAATGTGCACATTCCACAGATGGACTGCACATACCATGCTTCTGATGTACTGCATGATGGCTACAGAGATTTAATCAAATGAAAGGGAATGGAATCATACATCTTATTTATTGTATTAGGACTGATGGGAATAAAGTAGACAGAGAAGCAGCAAATGTAATGCCAAAATGGGTACTTTGTTTATGACTGATGCACCTGTTAATGACAACTAGCTTTGTTATTGTGATTTACAGTATTCATTGTTTGAATTGCTGGTGCATTAATAGCATAGTGACCTCGAAAAGTCATGGCAAAACAGTAGTCACGGTTTTCACACAAAATATATGTAATTATTcttattctgttttctttttcttatttcagTGTAACAAAAAACAAGTACACTACACAGAGATCATCAATgagataaatgatgccggaaGCACCTATGAAAGTAAGAGGAAAATAGCTGGGAGCCTGGAGAACACCGGACTATCTTGTAAAGATGACCGAACATTCATTCTTGTTCAAGACGAGATGAAAAGTGTATCTATTCAGCCAGAAAATAATCCAACTGCTTCAGGAATTGGCAATGTGTTACATGGATGCAACAATGAGGAGACAAATGTGAAACATAGCATTGAAaataagaggaaaaaagcttGGAGTCTGGAGCACACTGATGTACCATTTTGTAAAGGTGATGAAACATTCATTGTTGTACAAAAAGAGATGGAAAGTGTATCCGTTCGACCAGAAAACCCAACTGCATCAGGAATTGGCCATGTGTTACATGGATTCAACAATGAGAAGACCGATATGAAAGATGGCCTTGAAAATAAGATGAAAAAAGCTGGGAGCCTGGAGCACACTGATGTACCATCTTGTAAAGGTGATGAAACATTCATTGTTGTACAAAAAGAGATGGAAAGCACATCTGTTCAGCCTGAAAATAATCCGACTGCTTCAGGAATTGGCCATGTGTTACATGGATGCAACAATGAGAAGACGGATATGAAAGATGGCATTGAAaataagaggaaaaaagctgGGAGCCTGGAGCACACTGATGTACCATTTTGTAAAGGTGATGAAACATTCATTGTTGTACAAAAAGAGATGGAAAGTGTATCTGTTCGACCAGAAAATCCAACTGCATCAGGAATTGGCCATGTGTTACATGGATGCAACAATGAGAAGACAGATCTGAAAGATGGCCTTGAAAATAAGATGAAAAAAGCTGGGAGGCTGGAGCACACTGATGTACCATCTTGTAAAGGTGATGAAACATTCATTGTTGTACAAAAAGAGATGGAAAGCGCATCTGTTCAGCCTGAAAATAATCTGACTGCTTCAGGAATTGGCCATGTGTTACATGGATGCAACAATGAGAAGACTGATACGAAAGATGGCATTggaaacaagagaaaaaaagctggGAGCCTGGAGCACACTGATGTACCATCCTGTAAAGGTGATGGAACATTCATTGTACAAAAAGAGATTGAAAGTGTATCTGTTCGACCAGAAAATCAGATTGCTTCAGGCCATGTGTTACATGGATGCAACAATGAGAAGACAGATATGAAAGATGGCAttaaaaattcagaagctacaGCAATgagtttagttcaaaaacatggAAAGGATTCAtcaaaatctgtgacagttgTAGAGGTAGACTCCAACAAAGAAGCAGGCAATGTGGTTCTTACAGTTAAGCATGATGCAATTGAATCCAAAGATGGGGAAAACTTGGAAGTGAAAGAAAATCCATACCAACAAGGAAATGTAGAACCTTCTCCAAAAGTGATTCTTACAGATGATGATTCAACAAACAAAGAGTCAGGTATAGTCTGCAATGGATATATTTTGGAAAATGAGAAGCAGTTATCTGGAGAGGAACCTATATCAGTCTCACCAGGCAAGGCTGAAAATGTTAAAGATGTGGATTGTTGTACAGTCTATAAAGGTAAAGTGATCGAAGATGAAGATCCCTTTGGAAAAGAAAATGGATTTGATGAGAAAGACAGTTGTGTTTCACCTGTGGAAGCTAATAGTGAATTGAGTGATCAACCACTACCTATGAATTGTGATGGCCCAGATTCAGTAAAGAAAGATTGCATTACAGAGTGTAATCAGAAACCGCCATTTGATGAGCAACCACCTAAACGCAACAAAGAAGATGCCTGCCATGATTTGCACTTGAGAATGCTGTGGGCAAATGGCAGTGTGTTGACAGATGAAAATGCCATTTCAGAAAAATCTCCTCACACTTCATCAGAAATGGAGCCTATTTCTAATGAACCAGCAGTTGAGGaaaattcaaaaaaatatatttgtttggcAGATAAGGCACATTATCAGAAGGCAGCATTACCCATGTCTGATGAGAACAACTGTTCGTTAGAGGTTTCTAACGCAAATGGGTCAATTCCCCAGACAAATGAGAGTGTTGA harbors:
- the tasor2 gene encoding uncharacterized protein tasor2 isoform X2 produces the protein MESGNGGASRKGVLVAVSESSGVFQNNILAPLKSAYLYEESKQSFRYTSAVLVKNPALEEKYCAFRAKRKEEGYSEEDLEESYGFLLFDDVNKANALGETGVLTGNSTCTTLGDPSKGVYVSMYSDCLDLNRWYHGKSGYVAIIRLTKGRVKKVLESYTQNFTAPTVGFDCHVSEQLPSVSAKTSSFLAFERTQYYMYELLDDGSNVTTQSPSAACPFAIVSFSYTDTKATIVASQEKSEVKNLVCHYFPWRGQLQIGTLFYDVGLRSTVALIPAELPPVVKIGRAISMSDLRKLLPRAVFETCFSGEVFLDGLYFSLYELVSSEAVETNSLPLLLREIKEKDLALTIQLNDGGFLILLHSSHFLTYDDTGSSATDVLQGMFVFPVSQVIQTDTKSGGKKPAISSEILQVLQVLNYAEGEVEKTSIDPGEELCEVLAQHMQRYAALINPGLALSPARELSIFPDQYDVLDAHKHLYSCPELTNRAWQSFRSYLSKPVSFQLPLSKASEILAPRQEERIEDLDDDVYICLSSPEEAPANPVSMESEDQLTGQRSPVNIETPVDSCITSAAVQVDVTAVPQNVVPDDLHAGDATKYTGKSDMTVLIKTDDMGAKNVLTASTSHDLPAELIVSITSAERTVTDESLGMISTVSATMHNDIQLSGFSTAKLQMTGVNSLNDKTVTTKKVLDCPEFTKLTKTQKRKLRRGHYKGRKGVSKVCVETRSLQIPVEDDNLKSQKEDQAKESSGHPQLSNPSYIERRKVQRRQCKFRKPSSVRLAVAEEKQVDPGQQNSESTFLMELETFPLRKKTERWDLKPVISECGRILVPHGSLDIADQIKSLKDKITSTKDEKMLVDASVNDTVEMEQESSTAPKTAVDETEATTSKDGGNHFQIVVNDVNPEHNILRPSDDGNGLLTLNQESTEHSSKTDSTATSPSEAVKEKHTNTLSPEKIATKGELLLSKLKSVLLRGKRKMDLLVSKEMTADTAQDTEPHLKKGKVDSDTGMLKSNYTITSVQDTNAHVKEVSKMLSVDPLFAYALGLTPKETPDKIKKTEGQDTQQRQDSSETQEQTILDKQPQIIHRPPSIFPRRGRIKMLKKHQGISADNVKKKWWLHFQTPACYASEKLNYKECTRDNSVTKTVKEKMNSACSSTDALNLLADLALSASNDQVPPQPDPALEREPETSLKKCDLTKDVTTAEQESVLHALLRQPAARSMRPLESPSPSHLMGGSELVGLVSKEHAYSLPPSSSLLLGLPGTPFQVSPLSGSTRLLHHHQTMYGDGIKTLHPSVSQTDRSENYHRTPEYLEKHMVCRRKFRHSRTFVDKDGSIQVTKEWKENYDFNLDSKFTNDSKDRTIVRALHGPWDFSMQDTNEEVRLIVHMWIGLFYSRSTARFFHVDSYPCSEESDSLEMPSGMVSTLAQSELKANSFAPFPSVTDASDHSISKALDLSKKQDSVLDQGSVVLDLSLRNSNAEIVTSDPQVNRKETSVSGDLKEAIETLKTLKSSMGLQVASTIQCNKKQVHYTEIINEINDAGSTYESKRKIAGSLENTGLSCKDDRTFILVQDEMKSVSIQPENNPTASGIGNVLHGCNNEETNVKHSIENKRKKAWSLEHTDVPFCKGDETFIVVQKEMESVSVRPENPTASGIGHVLHGFNNEKTDMKDGLENKMKKAGSLEHTDVPSCKGDETFIVVQKEMESTSVQPENNPTASGIGHVLHGCNNEKTDMKDGIENKRKKAGSLEHTDVPFCKGDETFIVVQKEMESVSVRPENPTASGIGHVLHGCNNEKTDLKDGLENKMKKAGRLEHTDVPSCKGDETFIVVQKEMESASVQPENNLTASGIGHVLHGCNNEKTDTKDGIGNKRKKAGSLEHTDVPSCKGDGTFIVQKEIESVSVRPENQIASGHVLHGCNNEKTDMKDGIKNSEATAMSLVQKHGKDSSKSVTVVEVDSNKEAGNVVLTVKHDAIESKDGENLEVKENPYQQGNVEPSPKVILTDDDSTNKESGIVCNGYILENEKQLSGEEPISVSPGKAENVKDVDCCTVYKGKVIEDEDPFGKENGFDEKDSCVSPVEANSELSDQPLPMNCDGPDSVKKDCITECNQKPPFDEQPPKRNKEDACHDLHLRMLWANGSVLTDENAISEKSPHTSSEMEPISNEPAVEENSKKYICLADKAHYQKAALPMSDENNCSLEVSNANGSIPQTNESVETECQNKVMANFNLIGVDHEDGDTQSIEGDQKVVNPIEKEQFYHQAHSPQCEAEAALTKETDLKQIEKTNVGLEKINIVSLIPFIGIDSSREDTVQQHDTHSQGKVEEVDQEEIPFISKTTYPETVQPTGLGGTSEMYSKKPERSAVKISLSLLDVRETNQPVVSGSESDDRCPTPTMDEKPFQYLTCSGPSNTSASAFSGSETSKNMTQKCLNTGSTSRKDEVPHKSTFNSDATPHHDLELRTHRVLQSIDKFRHQTSHTKTSSQIEAEKHSLDQTPNPKNKYIPTCFTTSHIASDFKDKKMQCNTTPAVVSASTSPELHTESTSNFLISPFKSKLEEVLGVKLQLKKTNSPVQQHHFERIDKLQENSVGQDCHPYRSIPCTESLQAIKPNIDQGRHKTTSQSNLSHELRSYSQRPVMAVKPSKTDECQAGCISKDKQIENAVMSHFSVNKPTETPVVTYTIPNTMFLEKKTESLKENFEGLNDDKQDASELSSKSSWLSNVSESNSDTAKFVLQDPLKQYQGRDISKLNYIPLSSFPAQSFESAKKFSKLVDGNQGFITYSSVEKVGQTTKESIEIDQKDCSDASTSHAVYKDGGIIDDRLFLGPQSSLMCTVYNTSRKTSYSFLEQVSQRCLQDDPTEASMEQECLIFSEQMKQLLKRSKRVPVRQQGTHDEVNLSCASPVTVHFCSLEEQEDSVDHLTAHLDVPSLLGQKIKVNMSDRKKTTEEDQTHSPNVSRGTGNPMEHAGVSAVTSECVRLYEEMMNDVCAVKKIPSRPHKHFRIHRSYSKAEPSNHFDFCDQMKREMDESFRSNLNSVVKKSCKTKYRFYVLLTSDDAFFEETKAQLEAEGHTAVQPSEFFLGEDSSSSLLIILRNEDIAEHICEVPHLLELKKSPGAQFAGIDEPDDVVNLTHQELFTRGGFVMFDRAALESLSFCEMKKMSEILQERSRTGKWKWMLHYRDSRRLKENARLSAEAKEKTHFLNWCQEAGILEVLPYHECDLMSREQPDYLTCLVRLQVQNISARYPVFITDTTTDSAFGKNGILTMTFDSFLTYSPSKPITA